The window TATTACAAAGAGTTCTTTTCtcacataatagtgtaaaatattattaatataatatctAAAACCCATAAAAAAAAACCGAGatggaaaataaaaaaaactttacgCAACTTATGAAAATACCTATAAGAACTTAAACTTTCATAAGAACATAAACTTTTATTTCTTGATATGTAAAACAAATATAGCATTAGTTGGGAAGAAATTGAAAACCTTGATTTGTTCTCCTACCCAATTTGTTGTGCACTCACTTGGCatcttaaaagaagaaaaatactttGGATGGAagggaagaaaaataaataaataaaagcatCATGGGAAAGAAAGATTAATAAAAAGAGCGAGCGATTTCTATGAAAAACCTctctttttagtttattttttttggaAGGTGTTAGCAATTCTTAGTTTTCTTATTTAGTGGTATTTTTTtctaataccttaaatatttatgTCACCTTTATGGAACTCTCTCAGTCTTACCATTGCCCGATGataatataagaaaaataataatatgagaaCCTCCCAAAAAGGATGAAAGTAACAACAAATAAAATATGAGATTATGAGTATTATAGACAATGGTCAAACAATGATAGAAGGAGGGGTGATAAGGGTGACGAATGTATATGTAATATGTATTGAGACAAAAACTTCATTATAAGACTAAGACCTTACGATGGAACAAAAGCGATGAGACAAAGGAGACCATACAGAAGCGACAGACAGACGAGCAATAATGAGATATATTTAGGAtattagagagaaaaaaaatcaaataaaaaaaaaactacaatactttcgggaaaaaaaaaaacaacaaagagTTTTCAGGAAaatcacccaaaaaaaaaaaaatttacaacacCTCTCTTATTTATTTAGTGCATTACAAGACAATAAATGATACAAGATGTAACGTCAGacttcttttcttcctatcagcATCATCgactttcttttcttcttatcttaTCTTGTGGTGATTGGAGGGCAACACGGGGCCCACACAAGTAACATCCTCCGTGGTCCTCACTCCCTTTCGTTGTAAACGAGTGGGTAAGACAACAAGTAGatcgaaaataaaaatattatatatatatatatatatatatacactctaCAGTGCCACCGAAATCTCGACCGACGTACAGGTGGTAGTGGGTCCCACGGCACAACTGTACTTGGATGGATCCAAATGAGGTAAAAGATGGGGTTCGAGCCTATGAGAGCAACTGAGGTCACATTATTGTCTCCTTGAGTTAAGCTAAGTTTTCACCTGCCATAATAAATACGATAAACATTTATATTTAATATCATGCAGCCGACATGGCTTGTCATTTTCGATTGCCACTATATCTGTCTTAAATCACATCTACCTCATTGGGTGGGCTGCCATAATTAAATACCATAGTGCTGTTGTtggtaaaagaaagaaaaaatcatccCACTCGAgttgatcataaaaaaatattcctTTTAATTTGATAGTAACATGATAACGAAATATATCGAGTTACATGACGAACTCGAAGTTATTAATTAGTTTAGTTGGTAAAGACTTTGATCGAAATATTATATTCGGATGTGCCATTCCTTTCTCTCCTCCTCCGTGGCTAAGCACGAGTTACAGGTGATAGCAAATCTTTGCAGGAGTGCTCGATGAGTGGATAAGGACTGAGATCAGAACCACTGTAGAGCAAGCGCTGCTTCGCTGTCCTTAGCTTTTGCTGGATCGTtaaattcctctctctctctcaccgtcTCCATCTGTCGGTCACGCAATCGGTGTCCAGATTGCTAGAGGGTCCTGCATCTTCCGAACAGTGCAATGGAGTAATTTGATTGCTGCTCCAGATGTTGAATCGGTTTTGGCTTCTTGTGGGAAGAGTTTAGTGGTAGACAACATTGAATCCATTGATAATTGCGCATAACTCGGATCGAAAATAAAATGAGAAAAGTTTTGTttaagatgatatatatatatatatatatatatatatatatatatatatatatatatatatgtgtgtgtgtgtactaaTGATACGATAgagatgagagaattaacattaGTAGTAATACAAAGAGGAGAAATATGGAAATTCATGAGAACTATGTTCTTGGGGAGAAAAGTTTACCACCAAAGCATAAGCTTCTCTACTTTTGTGCCTCATTCAAGTGCTGATTCAatgaattcataaaaaaatgtgttcttcctctctttctctctctctctctctctctctctctctctctgtgtacaAATAGAAAAAGACGAGACAAGGGGGTCTTATTGAGAGAGAAGCAGCTGCATTCAAAGTAGATCCAGTTCCATTTCTTGACCCTTCTGTTCTTATCTAAAATGCCCTTTCATTCAGGGAGGGGACATTTTACACCAaggaaataattaattaattgtgTCTCCTGAatcatattctctctctctctctctctctctctctctctctctctctatatatatatatatatatatatatatagatatataaaagaaaaggctttttcaaattttaacttgaagggacctTTTACACCAAGGAAATGGTCTTACTAGTTTATCTTTTCAGCTGTATTCTGGCACACCATGTGTTCTCTGCTGCTTTTTGAAGAGTGTGAGAAAAGATTCTTGTTTTGTCTTGTCAGATGTCTTCCTCTTTTAATTCCTAACCTTACGAAATTTAATGAAAAAAAATTGCTTTTTTGTTGTGAAGATagagaaaccttttttttttctgaatttaaTGGATCTTTTTGGCACAGTTTTGTGATCTACATGATACTGAACAGCCCCTGTTGTCAATCAGTGTGTGTATCTGACAGCTTAAGCTGAAAAGTAAGACCAGATAGAACAGATCTAAGAAAATTTACCTTGTTGCATTAAAGAATGTGGCATGTGAGTTTCTTTGATGGACTCTTGCACTCCCGTGAGAGTGAGACCTGCAGTTATGTCATCTTTTCCATGAGCATACACAGCCCATGTCCATATTGTTATCTCTTCCCCCTGCTTGCTGCAACTCGAAAGCGCCATCCAACCAAATGTAGCTTGACAACCAGTCATCCAGTGATGGACTACCAAATTCTAGTTCAATCCAATGTAGCACACTCATTCTCTCCTCTCAGTCCAAAAATTCCATTCAATATGGAGCACAACATCCACCTCAAGATTCTGTTTTTGCTCAAAGCAGAAACATGAACCTGAACATTTCCTGTTATCCAGAAAAAGGGAAGATTCCATTCTTCAGCACACCTCACACAATCTGATGAGGATTTTGATCAAATCTAATGAATTCTGATATTAGAGACACTCTACTGGCATAGTAAATGTAGCATTTCTTTTAATTATGAAGATACATTTGTTTGTAATTAAGCTCAGTAGCACATGAAAATCCAAGTAAATTCTCTGACTGTTCTTCTTGATTGTAAATAGAATGAGATTGTTGCTGTATGTAAAAATATAGTTGTTTCACATATTTGTAGGTATCTGATCAGTAGAGTGAGAAGAAGGCAGCTGAAAAGAACATTTTACCAGCACAATCAGATTCCAGGGTTAAAAATGGAGCTGAATGGTGAATACCACAAGTGATTTGGTTTCCCTTGCTGTCCTCCTTCCATATGAAGCCAGCCAGCCAGCCTCCGAATTCCTGTAGAAGGTGAAACATTCCCCGGCTTTCTTAGGAACCAGCGTCCTGAAAGATTTACCTGTCAGAACCAAGTGCGGTAATAGGACAGCCATAAAAAGGGCACCAGATTCCAGCAGTGGCCATGCTCACTCAATTCTGCCACTcggcttctcctcctcttcctaccGACTCGGgtggagaagagttctcctcttttcttcggTTTCTTGGTTCTTGGTTTGTTGTCGTTGGCTACTCTGGATTTGATGGAATTGTTGGACCGGTTCTTCTGTGACATGAGCGTCTGAGAAGAATCAAGTTCGACGTGCCTTGCTGCAACTGTTTGCAGGCCGAGATGTGCTTTCCACGCTGTTCCACGTTCTAGCTATTGGAATCCATGTCCGACGTACTACTCGTGGTTCTTTCTTGTCTTTGATGCTTGCTATCCATGGTTTGTCTACCCACTGACGTGAGATCGGTTCTTATGCTGCCTGATAAATGCCAGATGAAGCCTTCCCGTAGTGCGAGTCGATGGTCATGAAAGGGCTCGTCGTTGCATCTCCTGGTTCCGCCGAAGCTCGGCACCGGTCGTCTGCAATGGAGTAAGTTCTACTCTTCTGTGAACTCCCTCGATTTCAGCTCGTAACATTTCGTTTCCGTGTCAAGTTTGGTTCCTTGATCTTCCTATTATTTCTGCTccattcttcttccttcttctctgtACCATTCAATTCTTCGAGCTCTCTGTCTCAGAGCTGTGATTGTGTCAAAGTTCAACATGGTCCTCAAATTAGCAGAGATTAAGAAGCCGGAAATCGCCCACGTCTCCGTAGAGCTAAAAGAGATGAGCGAAGAAAAGGGGGGGAAAAGGTGAATGGAACAAAAGCAACTGGTCCTGAAAGAGTACTTCGGGGCCTTTTTCTCTCCATAAAAAAATGAACTTTTTTGAGAGATGAATCCTTCTGAAGAACTTTAATTACTTACTTCCCTTTGGATGATAAATTACTCTAGATTTCTTGGGGACTCGGAACAATCTTATAGGCATGTTTTTGCTGTGCTACTGGCATCAAGACACCGATTCAGGAGGTAGTGGAATCTGATGCAAGAAGACAACCTTTTCTGTCTTTTCTGTTGCCGGAAAAGGCTCTCCTTTTCTCCGTCTCCATCAttccaccaagcttcttgttcatCCTGGTCGGCTAGCTATTTTACATTCTACGAAGACTGTAGCATCCTTACAGTCTGCAGTCTCTTACGGGGAGCGTCGCTTAAAAACTAGTCTGTAGGCAATTATTGTTGAAGTCCTCCATTCTGCATGCTTGGTCTCGATAATGATGCTCAACGACTAGCCAAGAAATTGTAGTTGGAGACGCAGAAATGTCGGTACCAGCACGAACACGGCACCTAAATTGCCTAGGGAAGCACTGTGATCACTGAGGATATCCAAACTCCTCGAGAAGCAGGATTGAAACCTTGCCTCTGCTCATGTCTGATGCAAGCAAAAGAAGTGTTGGCATCACCTGGTAATCCTCTGTTTCGTTACTTCTTCTGCCCTTTTAGATCTGAGACATCCTTGCTGATTTCCTTTGATAAAAATTGTTGCCGAAATTTGAATTCCTTCTTGTTAATCGACCTTCTTCGGTCCGATACTGATTTAACATAGGATTTCTTATGGGTCGTCGGTGTCGGAAAATAGTTACAGCCCTCCAGAAAGACCAGCTCTTGAGTAAGAGTTGGTCCAGCATAATGTGTTTATCTTGAGAGCTTTGACATCATTAATAGAATCAGCTATTCTTCCAGCATTTACTTCTTCTCCATGTTCATCTTCACAACCAATCAGTCAGCCACTAGATAAGTGAGAATAAATAAGAGACGACCTCACCTTAAAGGACCATGCTTTGTTGTCTCCTGAATTATGCTTGGTAAGTTTCTGATTCCTGTAGTATGTCGCCCGATCTGGAAGATCGTTTCATTCTGCTTCTTACATGGCTGTTTTGGCAATTACATTACGAACAATCATCGTCTTCTGTGCCTTCAAATCTCTTCAGCTAATCTGGTATTCGACATATGGTTCAGTGATGACACAGGCAAAAGAAAATCTCAGAAAGTTTTCAGAGTAGACAAGTGCAAGATCCTGTTTTCTGAGAGGAGCTCAAACTGCAAGTTCGAGTCTTTGAAACTCGCGTTGATCATCGTTACATGTTGCACGATTCTAACGCTTGCTTTCTCGCCAATTATGTCCAAGGAGCAGCAGCTTCGCCCAGGTTCCAGGTACAGATTTCTTGGGGCATGGTTCGCTGCTTTAGTCGAGGAAGACCCGAAATATTTAGTTGCTGCATTGCAGGACTCGGCTTGCAGATGTTGCACGGATGTGGCAGACGACGCTCTCGGATCCTCGATACATTTCGCAGTTGGATGTCGAATGGGGCCTGATGTCGAGTGTTCTTGAAGATGTGAAGGCGAAAGAAGGAGATCTCAGAATTGGCTTGCTGAACTTTAACTCCTCCGAGGTCGAGTTCTGGCGGCGAACACTTCCGCATGCAGAGGTCTCTTCTGTGCATCTCGACTGTGCCGACCCAAGCATCACCTGGAAGGTTCTGTATCCCGAGTGGATCGACGAGGAAGAAGAGTACGATGTGCCTAGTTGTCCATATCTTCCTCAGCCCCAAGACAAGAAGGGATCGAGATACGATCTCATCGCCGCCAAGCTGCCCTGCGACCGGTCGGGGAGCTGGACGAGGGATGTCGCGAGGCTGCATCTGCAGCTCGCAGCAGCCAAGCTTGCGGCATCTGCTTCTGCAGGGCGGTCGCAGGTTCATGTGCTACTGGTGACCGATTGCCTCCCTGTTCCGAACCTCTTCGGTTGCAGAGATCTCGCCAGGCACCAAGGAAATCTTTGGCTGTACAAGCCCGAGACCGCAGCGCTGCAGGAGAAGCTTCGCCTTCCGATCGGGTCATGCGAGCTCGCCATCCCGTTCGAAGCACAAGGTCAGCTGTTTGATGAAATTCCTACCGTCACTGAACTCCCAAAGATTCACAAGCTGTTCATGTGCACAGTTCGGATGTACACGGAGGTCGGGCGACGAGAAGCGTACGCTACGATCCTGCACTCAGCAGAGCAGTACGTCTGCGGCGCGATTGCAGCGGCCAAAAGCATTCGTTTGGCAGGATCTGTGAGGGATCTCATCATCCTGGTCGACGGAACGATAAGCGAACGTGAGCGGAGCGGCCTCGAGGATGCAGGGTGGAAGGTGAGAACGATCCAAAGGATTCGCAACCCCAAGGCGAAGCGCGACGCCTATAACGAGTGGAACTACAGCAAGTTCCGCCTCTGGCAGCTCACCGACTACGACAAGATCATCTTCATCGACGCCGACCTGCTCGTCCTCAGGAACATCGACTTCCTCTTCGCGATGCCGGAGATAAGCGCGATCGGGAACAACGCGACCCTCTTCAACTCGGGCGTAATGGTGATCGAGCCCTCCAACTGCACGTTCCAGCTGCTGATGGAACACATCGACGAGATCACGTCGTACAACGGCGGCGACCAGGGGTAC is drawn from Musa acuminata AAA Group cultivar baxijiao unplaced genomic scaffold, Cavendish_Baxijiao_AAA HiC_scaffold_1144, whole genome shotgun sequence and contains these coding sequences:
- the LOC135671627 gene encoding putative UDP-glucuronate:xylan alpha-glucuronosyltransferase 3 isoform X1 encodes the protein MVMKGLVVASPGSAEARHRSSAMDDDTGKRKSQKVFRVDKCKILFSERSSNCKFESLKLALIIVTCCTILTLAFSPIMSKEQQLRPGSRTRLADVARMWQTTLSDPRYISQLDVEWGLMSSVLEDVKAKEGDLRIGLLNFNSSEVEFWRRTLPHAEVSSVHLDCADPSITWKVLYPEWIDEEEEYDVPSCPYLPQPQDKKGSRYDLIAAKLPCDRSGSWTRDVARLHLQLAAAKLAASASAGRSQVHVLLVTDCLPVPNLFGCRDLARHQGNLWLYKPETAALQEKLRLPIGSCELAIPFEAQVRMYTEVGRREAYATILHSAEQYVCGAIAAAKSIRLAGSVRDLIILVDGTISERERSGLEDAGWKVRTIQRIRNPKAKRDAYNEWNYSKFRLWQLTDYDKIIFIDADLLVLRNIDFLFAMPEISAIGNNATLFNSGVMVIEPSNCTFQLLMEHIDEITSYNGGDQGYLNEIFTWWHRTPKHTNFLKHFWAGDTAKRKARKDSLYGADPPVLYVVHYLGLKPWLCYRDYDCNWDLQMFWGFASDAAHATWWKVHDALSENLQRFCLLQTKTKAFLEYNRRQAAKANFPDGHWRRNISDPRLHICHERFCSWERMLLHWGEANSSNASS
- the LOC135671627 gene encoding putative UDP-glucuronate:xylan alpha-glucuronosyltransferase 3 isoform X2, producing MSDASKRSVGITCDDTGKRKSQKVFRVDKCKILFSERSSNCKFESLKLALIIVTCCTILTLAFSPIMSKEQQLRPGSRTRLADVARMWQTTLSDPRYISQLDVEWGLMSSVLEDVKAKEGDLRIGLLNFNSSEVEFWRRTLPHAEVSSVHLDCADPSITWKVLYPEWIDEEEEYDVPSCPYLPQPQDKKGSRYDLIAAKLPCDRSGSWTRDVARLHLQLAAAKLAASASAGRSQVHVLLVTDCLPVPNLFGCRDLARHQGNLWLYKPETAALQEKLRLPIGSCELAIPFEAQVRMYTEVGRREAYATILHSAEQYVCGAIAAAKSIRLAGSVRDLIILVDGTISERERSGLEDAGWKVRTIQRIRNPKAKRDAYNEWNYSKFRLWQLTDYDKIIFIDADLLVLRNIDFLFAMPEISAIGNNATLFNSGVMVIEPSNCTFQLLMEHIDEITSYNGGDQGYLNEIFTWWHRTPKHTNFLKHFWAGDTAKRKARKDSLYGADPPVLYVVHYLGLKPWLCYRDYDCNWDLQMFWGFASDAAHATWWKVHDALSENLQRFCLLQTKTKAFLEYNRRQAAKANFPDGHWRRNISDPRLHICHERFCSWERMLLHWGEANSSNASS